One Mercenaria mercenaria strain notata chromosome 12, MADL_Memer_1, whole genome shotgun sequence DNA segment encodes these proteins:
- the LOC128547473 gene encoding sulfotransferase 1C4-like: MTEIKVPDAGGATMNMVDVGGFIQPIFLKPGTEIKDIFDNVPNYKFRDNDLMLCTFAKTGTNWLFEILMMILNKSAKRIKTNKVLTMLECVTAAEADQQPSPRVVNCHFPPRFLPLAGMKEKQIKTVLCLRNPKDTAVSYYNHMKGIKVYGYDGKWEDWLPVYVQGKLEYGRYSEYLLEWQREVQNDPGFPLHIMFYEDLKMNGRDELDKLLKFLDIQLDEQLKNDIIDMCGFKKMAEEKGKDKISEAFIKPDFKFFRKGQVGDWKNWFTVAQNEMFDKCWKNETKDLELLKFKYTHDNV, encoded by the exons ATGACAGAGATTAAAGTTCCGGATGCAGGTGGCGCCACCATGAACATGGTGGACGTCGGAGGATTCATACAACCAATCTTCCTTAAACCCGGAACGGAAATAAAGGACATTTTCGACAATGTTCCGAATTACAAGTTCCGGGACAACGATCTAATGCTTTGCACATTTGCTAAAACAG GCACAAACTGGTTGTTTGAAATACTAATGATGATtttaaacaagtctgcaaagcGAATAAAAACGAACAAAGTTTTAACAATGCTAGAATGTGTAACTGCTGCGGAGGCAGACCAGCAACCTTCACCGAGAGTTGTGAATTGTCATTTCCCGCCAAG ATTTCTTCCTCTGGCTGGTATGAAGGAAAAGCAGATCAAAACAGTTTTATGTTTACGGAATCCAAAAGACACGGCTGTATCGTATTACAATCATATGAAGGGTATCAAAGTCTATGGTTACGATGGCAAATGGGAAGACTGGTTACCAGTGTATGTGCAAGGAAAAT tggaATATGGGAGGTACAGTGAATATTTGTTGGAATGGCAGCGCGAAGTACAGAATGATCCAGGATTCCCTCTACACATCATGTTCTATGAAGATTTGAAAATG AATGGAAGAGATGAGCTGGATAAGTTACTAAAGTTTCTCGACATACAGCTAGATGAACAACTGAAAAATGATATCATTGATATGTGTGGTTTTAAGAAAATGGCAGAGGAGAAAGGAAAAGACAAAATAAGTGAGGCTTTCATCAAACCAGATTTTAAATTCTTCAGGAAAG GTCAAGTTGGTGACTGGAAGAACTGGTTTACTGTTGCgcaaaatgaaatgtttgataaatgttGGAAGAACGAAACAAAAGACCTAGAACTTTTGAAATTCAAATATACTCACGATAACGTATGA